From the genome of Nitrospira lenta, one region includes:
- the accB gene encoding acetyl-CoA carboxylase biotin carboxyl carrier protein, with product MSKRKPARPKTKQPRPIVLPQTFPGMQGQADTILTGSQTKQIQDLIDLLRRNNLTELELERQGVRIRVRHEVGMKTVTTSVQEAAPASTQSGNQPAPSSGPSAEETAGMVTITSPIVGTFYRSPSPDADPYVEDGDYVKKGQVLCIVEAMKLMNEIESETDGRIVKILAESTKSVEYGQALFLIDPKATQ from the coding sequence GTGAGCAAGCGGAAACCGGCTCGTCCGAAAACCAAACAGCCTCGCCCGATCGTGCTGCCTCAGACTTTTCCTGGAATGCAGGGGCAGGCCGACACGATCTTGACCGGCTCGCAGACCAAGCAGATTCAGGACCTGATCGATCTGCTCCGCCGGAATAATCTGACGGAGTTGGAACTCGAACGGCAGGGCGTCCGCATCCGCGTGCGGCATGAAGTCGGGATGAAGACCGTCACCACGTCGGTGCAGGAAGCAGCCCCGGCGTCGACACAGTCCGGCAACCAGCCGGCGCCGTCCTCCGGCCCCTCGGCTGAAGAAACCGCCGGCATGGTCACCATCACCTCGCCGATCGTCGGCACCTTTTATCGGTCGCCGTCGCCCGATGCCGATCCCTATGTCGAAGACGGGGATTACGTCAAGAAGGGCCAGGTGCTGTGCATCGTCGAAGCCATGAAGCTGATGAACGAAATCGAATCTGAAACCGACGGGCGTATCGTGAAGATCCTGGCGGAGAGCACGAAGTCCGTCGAGTACGGACAGGCGCTGTTCCTGATCGATCCCAAAGCGACGCAATAG
- the aroQ gene encoding type II 3-dehydroquinate dehydratase: MVRILVLHGPNLNLLGSREQSIYGTTTLDEIDAAIAQAAESLNIAVDTRQSNVEGELVTWIQEARTGYHGIIINPAAYTHTSVAIRDALAAVALPTVEVHLSNIYQREAFRHHSYIAGVAMAQLSGFGPAGYLLALQGLLEHLLEQGTKTGAAASQPVRRTRRRKA, encoded by the coding sequence ATGGTTCGAATCCTTGTGCTACATGGGCCCAATCTCAACCTGCTCGGGTCCCGGGAGCAATCTATTTACGGCACGACCACGCTGGATGAAATCGATGCCGCCATTGCCCAGGCAGCCGAGAGCTTGAATATTGCAGTCGATACCCGCCAATCGAATGTGGAAGGGGAGTTAGTGACCTGGATCCAGGAGGCGCGGACGGGTTATCACGGCATCATCATCAATCCGGCCGCCTACACCCATACCAGCGTAGCCATTCGAGATGCCCTAGCCGCCGTCGCCCTGCCGACCGTGGAAGTGCATCTCTCGAACATTTACCAGCGGGAAGCATTCCGGCATCATTCCTACATCGCAGGCGTGGCGATGGCGCAACTCTCCGGTTTCGGACCAGCCGGCTATCTCCTCGCCCTCCAGGGCCTCCTCGAACATCTCCTGGAGCAGGGCACTAAAACAGGCGCGGCCGCATCACAACCCGTCCGCCGAACCCGCCGACGAAAAGCATGA
- a CDS encoding DNA-directed RNA polymerase subunit omega: MIDMLNLLPQYKLGQFDSRHRLVIVAAQRAKHLIQGAKRSGLVRFTKETTCALDEVLRGEVNYLVGEEARDAMKEAKRGKEGETERLAMMTGEDAKEIKKELSVYVDDAVKPAPAEE; the protein is encoded by the coding sequence ATGATTGACATGCTCAACCTCTTGCCCCAGTACAAGCTCGGCCAATTCGACTCACGTCACCGGCTGGTGATCGTCGCCGCTCAGCGGGCCAAGCACCTGATCCAAGGCGCGAAGCGCTCGGGCCTCGTCCGGTTCACCAAGGAAACCACCTGCGCACTCGACGAAGTGCTGCGCGGAGAGGTCAATTATCTCGTGGGCGAAGAAGCTCGTGATGCCATGAAAGAAGCCAAGCGCGGTAAAGAAGGCGAGACCGAGCGATTGGCGATGATGACCGGTGAGGACGCCAAGGAAATTAAGAAAGAACTCAGCGTCTACGTAGATGACGCCGTCAAGCCCGCCCCCGCGGAGGAATAA
- a CDS encoding tetratricopeptide repeat protein codes for MASASRANAAEIDRLAITLAKDPSSKAFIPLAEEYGKAGMWAEAAGVLEDGLKYYPGFITAMVALGRAYDQLGQPTKAKAILEEAIKMSPENLRAHRTLAKIYTAEGATTQALRSCDVILALNPLDQESLSLRASLGAASPNVSETSTAPAAKASIVQPQAAVEAPPHTPTVAEQPALAQEIEPAAFAVELALPDVVADATTTMASALEADPPQAQAPSPVDAVMAADLVIEPTPAPSPSRNQIAARRLEQMLQSIDARRRDRPAPEATAAASQS; via the coding sequence ATGGCATCAGCATCCCGGGCCAACGCCGCTGAAATCGATCGCCTGGCCATCACCCTGGCAAAAGACCCTTCTTCCAAAGCCTTTATTCCATTGGCTGAGGAATATGGCAAAGCCGGCATGTGGGCTGAAGCGGCAGGCGTCCTCGAAGACGGGCTGAAATACTACCCTGGATTTATCACCGCGATGGTTGCGCTGGGGCGCGCCTACGACCAACTCGGCCAACCGACCAAAGCCAAAGCCATCCTGGAAGAAGCGATCAAGATGAGTCCGGAAAACCTCCGGGCGCATCGAACCTTAGCAAAGATTTACACAGCCGAAGGCGCCACCACCCAAGCGCTCCGTTCATGCGATGTCATTCTGGCGCTCAATCCCTTAGATCAAGAATCGCTCTCGCTACGCGCCAGCCTGGGCGCCGCCAGCCCCAACGTATCCGAAACATCTACGGCACCGGCTGCAAAAGCATCCATCGTCCAGCCCCAAGCTGCGGTTGAAGCGCCGCCACATACGCCAACGGTTGCAGAACAGCCAGCCCTCGCGCAAGAAATAGAACCCGCTGCATTCGCGGTGGAATTAGCCCTACCGGACGTCGTAGCCGATGCCACCACCACTATGGCCTCCGCTCTTGAAGCAGATCCGCCCCAAGCACAAGCCCCGTCACCCGTTGACGCTGTAATGGCAGCTGATCTCGTCATCGAACCGACGCCAGCGCCGTCTCCATCGAGAAACCAAATCGCCGCTCGTCGACTGGAGCAGATGCTGCAATCCATCGACGCGCGCCGCCGTGACCGACCTGCTCCCGAAGCCACCGCAGCCGCCTCTCAATCCTAA
- the gmk gene encoding guanylate kinase translates to MSTSTTSTASDPRPYVPERRGILFIISAPSGTGKTTLCKQITASVPGIWHSVSYTTRQPRTGEEHGREYFFIEEKIFQDMVAKNEFMEYAHVYGNWYGTPRKALMDKMEQGIDVLLEIDVQGALQIKKKVQDAVYIFILPPSMETLRTRLQSRASDTPEEIQRRLQKVKEEVWSFREYYYIVRNDNLEQSLKELQSVFLAERLKTKRLDMHWLEQNFILEKESKPGDRDQSSIAKGSTAHHD, encoded by the coding sequence ATGAGCACCAGTACGACGTCAACGGCATCCGACCCGCGTCCCTATGTCCCTGAGCGACGGGGCATTTTGTTTATCATTTCGGCGCCGTCCGGAACAGGAAAAACCACCCTCTGCAAGCAAATCACCGCATCAGTACCGGGGATTTGGCATTCCGTCTCCTACACCACCAGACAGCCACGCACAGGTGAAGAGCACGGACGGGAATACTTCTTCATCGAAGAGAAAATCTTTCAGGACATGGTGGCAAAAAACGAGTTCATGGAATATGCCCATGTCTACGGCAACTGGTATGGCACCCCGCGTAAAGCGCTGATGGATAAGATGGAGCAGGGGATCGACGTCCTGCTCGAAATCGACGTTCAGGGCGCCTTGCAGATTAAGAAGAAAGTGCAAGACGCGGTCTATATCTTCATTCTGCCGCCCTCAATGGAAACGCTGCGTACCAGACTCCAGAGCCGGGCCTCTGATACCCCGGAGGAAATTCAGCGTCGACTGCAGAAGGTGAAAGAGGAGGTGTGGAGTTTCCGCGAGTACTACTACATCGTGCGTAACGACAACCTGGAACAGTCTCTCAAAGAACTCCAGAGTGTGTTCCTGGCGGAACGCCTCAAGACGAAGCGACTCGATATGCATTGGCTCGAACAGAACTTTATTCTCGAGAAAGAATCCAAACCGGGAGATCGTGACCAATCTTCCATTGCTAAAGGGAGTACCGCGCACCATGATTGA
- the accC gene encoding acetyl-CoA carboxylase biotin carboxylase subunit, whose product MFKKVLIANRGEIALRVIRACKELGIKTVAIHSEADAASLHVRAADEKVCVGPAEAALSYRNIPNVLSAAEISGADAIHPGYGFLSENAHFAEVCESIGIKFIGPSSENIAMLGDKAKAREIVMKRGLPVTPGSPGELRSEEEALQAAQKIGFPVIIKATAGGGGRGMRVVNKAEDLARAFQAAQAEAKSTFGNESVYLERYFLEPRHIEVQVMADNRGHVIHLGERDCSIQRRHQKLLEETPSPAIDDKLRKEIGRVAVEAVKAAHYRNVGTVEFLLDKDRNFFFMEVNTRIQVEHPITEMVTGVDLIKEQIRLAAGLPLPLRQQDVVMNGHSMECRINAEDPEKFTPSPGLITKYNPPGGFGVRVDSVMQTGAIVSPHYDSMIAKLITHGRDRQECMARMRRALDEFVIEGIKTTIPLHRRILDDPDFQKGHVSTTFLERFLAS is encoded by the coding sequence GTGTTCAAGAAAGTTCTGATTGCGAATCGCGGAGAGATCGCCCTTCGGGTCATCCGCGCCTGTAAAGAGCTCGGCATCAAGACCGTCGCCATCCATTCGGAAGCCGACGCCGCCAGCCTGCACGTCCGCGCCGCCGATGAAAAAGTCTGCGTGGGTCCGGCCGAAGCGGCCCTGAGCTATCGCAATATTCCCAATGTCCTGAGCGCGGCGGAAATCTCCGGCGCCGATGCCATCCACCCCGGCTACGGATTCTTGTCCGAGAACGCCCACTTCGCCGAAGTCTGCGAATCCATCGGCATCAAATTCATCGGCCCGTCGTCCGAGAACATCGCCATGCTCGGCGACAAAGCCAAGGCGCGCGAAATTGTGATGAAGCGCGGCCTGCCCGTGACCCCCGGCAGCCCCGGCGAACTCCGAAGCGAAGAAGAGGCCCTGCAGGCCGCACAGAAAATCGGTTTCCCCGTCATCATCAAGGCCACCGCCGGCGGCGGCGGACGCGGCATGCGCGTCGTCAACAAAGCCGAGGACCTGGCCCGCGCGTTTCAAGCCGCCCAGGCCGAAGCCAAATCGACCTTCGGCAACGAAAGCGTGTATCTGGAACGATATTTCCTTGAACCACGCCATATCGAAGTGCAGGTCATGGCCGACAATCGCGGCCATGTCATCCACCTGGGCGAACGGGATTGCTCCATCCAGCGGCGACACCAGAAGCTACTGGAAGAAACTCCGTCACCGGCGATTGATGACAAGCTGCGAAAAGAAATCGGACGCGTCGCGGTCGAAGCCGTGAAAGCCGCCCACTACCGAAACGTCGGCACGGTGGAATTCCTCCTCGACAAGGATCGCAATTTCTTTTTCATGGAAGTGAACACCCGCATTCAGGTCGAACATCCGATCACCGAAATGGTGACCGGCGTCGATTTGATTAAGGAACAAATCCGTCTGGCCGCCGGGCTTCCCTTGCCCCTCCGGCAGCAAGACGTGGTCATGAACGGCCACAGCATGGAATGCCGGATCAACGCCGAAGACCCGGAGAAATTCACGCCATCGCCAGGACTCATTACGAAATACAATCCGCCCGGCGGATTCGGCGTGCGCGTCGACTCCGTGATGCAAACCGGCGCGATTGTGTCACCGCACTACGATTCGATGATCGCCAAGCTGATCACGCACGGCCGCGACCGGCAAGAATGCATGGCCCGCATGCGCCGCGCCCTCGATGAATTCGTTATCGAAGGCATCAAGACCACCATCCCGCTCCACCGCCGCATCCTCGACGACCCCGACTTCCAAAAAGGCCACGTCTCCACGACCTTCTTGGAACGCTTCCTAGCGAGCTAA
- the coaBC gene encoding bifunctional phosphopantothenoylcysteine decarboxylase/phosphopantothenate--cysteine ligase CoaBC, whose amino-acid sequence MDSETTPGTLTGKRVALGVTGSIAAYKAVSLLRALTRQGARVSVVMTKAATQFVTPMTFEVLSGQGVTTDLFEAHQEMKHLSIPEGADAIVVAPATANFLAKAALGLADDVLSTMLLTSRCPLIVVPAMDGDMWTHPTVQDHVRTLRSRGVTVLDPEEGPLASGLIAQGRLAAETRILEAIEQILLPLADLKGQRILVSAGPTQEAIDPVRYISNRSSGKMGYAIAEAARSRGAEVILVSGPTALIPPAGIRVVPITTAKEMAEAMSAQFGWSSIVIMAAAVADFLPKAPATQKLKKGTAAVPPLELERAPDILAMLSAKRTAQILVGFAAETQDLIEHATGKLTAKGLDLIVANDVTQAGAGFGSEQNAAIILSRTGTRQTFDLRPKSQLAHDILSAIVEFAKNEPRKQTPASVR is encoded by the coding sequence TTGGATTCAGAGACGACGCCAGGGACGTTGACCGGTAAACGGGTGGCGCTCGGCGTCACAGGAAGTATCGCGGCCTATAAGGCCGTGAGCCTTCTGCGTGCCCTCACACGACAGGGGGCCCGCGTCTCTGTCGTGATGACCAAGGCTGCGACTCAGTTCGTCACGCCGATGACCTTTGAAGTGCTGTCCGGCCAGGGCGTGACGACCGACCTCTTCGAAGCTCATCAAGAGATGAAGCATCTATCCATCCCGGAAGGGGCCGACGCCATTGTGGTTGCGCCGGCGACGGCCAACTTCCTCGCCAAGGCCGCTCTCGGACTGGCGGATGATGTCCTTTCGACCATGCTCCTTACCAGCCGCTGTCCCTTGATTGTGGTACCAGCCATGGACGGCGACATGTGGACTCATCCCACCGTCCAAGACCATGTCCGGACACTTCGATCACGAGGGGTGACTGTCCTCGACCCGGAGGAAGGGCCGCTCGCTTCCGGGTTGATCGCCCAAGGTCGGCTTGCCGCCGAAACTCGAATCCTGGAAGCCATTGAACAGATTCTCCTCCCGCTCGCCGATTTGAAAGGCCAGAGGATCCTCGTCTCAGCCGGCCCCACGCAAGAAGCCATCGATCCGGTTCGCTACATATCCAATCGCTCGTCTGGAAAGATGGGCTACGCCATTGCGGAAGCGGCCAGAAGCCGAGGCGCCGAAGTCATCCTCGTCAGCGGCCCCACCGCGCTGATACCTCCAGCCGGCATCCGAGTCGTCCCGATTACCACCGCCAAAGAAATGGCGGAAGCCATGTCGGCTCAATTCGGCTGGTCCTCCATCGTCATCATGGCTGCAGCCGTGGCGGACTTTCTCCCCAAGGCTCCCGCAACTCAAAAGCTGAAAAAGGGAACCGCCGCCGTACCGCCGCTTGAGTTGGAACGGGCCCCCGATATCCTGGCCATGCTCTCGGCCAAACGAACCGCCCAAATCCTGGTCGGCTTCGCCGCCGAGACACAGGACCTCATCGAACATGCAACCGGCAAGCTCACGGCGAAAGGCCTCGATCTGATCGTCGCCAACGATGTGACACAAGCAGGGGCGGGGTTCGGCAGTGAACAAAATGCGGCTATCATCCTCTCTCGCACCGGCACTCGACAGACCTTCGACCTCCGCCCAAAATCACAATTAGCTCACGATATCCTCTCGGCCATTGTAGAATTTGCGAAGAACGAACCTCGCAAACAGACTCCGGCTTCCGTGCGATAG
- the efp gene encoding elongation factor P, which translates to MISTVDFRNGVRLMVEGDPFYIVEFQHVKPGKGGAFVRTKLKSYLTGNLLDRTFRSGERFDEPKLDEREMQFLYATDDDYTFMDNESYEQLTFAKKTLGENADLIKENMLVKILVYEHRPIDVELPNFIELKVVDADPGVRGDTASGGTKPATVETGAIIKVPLYLEVGTVIKIDTRTRSYVERVR; encoded by the coding sequence GTGATTTCGACAGTTGATTTTCGCAATGGCGTTCGCCTCATGGTCGAAGGCGACCCTTTTTACATCGTCGAGTTTCAGCATGTGAAACCGGGCAAAGGCGGCGCCTTCGTTCGGACCAAACTGAAGAGCTATCTGACCGGCAACTTACTCGACCGCACGTTCCGATCCGGCGAGCGCTTCGATGAACCGAAGCTCGATGAACGGGAAATGCAGTTCCTCTATGCCACCGACGACGACTACACCTTCATGGATAACGAGAGCTATGAACAGCTCACGTTTGCCAAGAAGACGTTGGGGGAGAACGCGGATCTGATCAAGGAAAACATGCTCGTGAAGATTCTCGTCTACGAGCATCGACCGATCGATGTCGAACTCCCCAATTTTATCGAACTCAAAGTCGTGGACGCCGATCCGGGCGTGCGCGGGGACACCGCCTCCGGCGGCACCAAGCCCGCCACGGTCGAAACCGGCGCGATCATCAAAGTTCCCCTCTATCTGGAGGTAGGCACCGTGATTAAGATCGACACCCGCACCAGATCCTATGTGGAGCGCGTCAGGTGA